The genome window GCCCGTTCCAGGGGCCCCTCGCCTGTACGCGGATCAAACGCGGCGAGGGCGTCTGCGGCCATGCCTGGCAAACCGCCGAGACCGTGATCGTCCCCGACGTGGACAAATTCCCCGGCCACATCGCATGTAGTTCGGCATCGAGGTCTGAGATCGTCGTGCCGATATTCAATGCTGAAAGGACTGTTGCGGGCGTTCTCGACGTCGATAGCGACCGCGAGAACGATTTTGACCAAACGGATGCAGACGGTCTCGGCAGTGTAGTCAGATCTATTGAGAGAGTCATCGAGGGCCACACGCACCCTCAGATGAACGAATGACACCTATCGAACACCCATATTGGGTTTGGATCACTTTCTTTTCCGTCGTCCTCGTCGCGCTTTTTGTTGATATCGGCATCGTCAACCGAAAGGCACACGCCCCCACGCGCAAAGAGACGTTCACTTGGGCCGCAGTTTGGGTCTCGCTCGCACTTGCATTCAATACGTTTGTCTATTTTCAGGTAGGCAATCA of Chloracidobacterium sp. contains these proteins:
- a CDS encoding GAF domain-containing protein, translating into MAEAIAFSRNAKRATVYGEITPQIESLIAGESDVIANLANIAALLKESLGFFWVGFYLVKGDELVLGPFQGPLACTRIKRGEGVCGHAWQTAETVIVPDVDKFPGHIACSSASRSEIVVPIFNAERTVAGVLDVDSDRENDFDQTDADGLGSVVRSIERVIEGHTHPQMNE